Proteins from a single region of Sphingomonas swuensis:
- a CDS encoding pilus assembly protein CpaE: MNAPFQARAGLRDPFTAFVCDDATADMLRPVAVEHGWSPEKVNKGGLRNAVQSLSVSASPNILFVDLSESADPLNDINALAEVCEPGTIVIAAGAVNDVRLYRDLLASGIHDYLLKPFNVDQLRDTFANAQMILSGPRGEAQADKPHIMAAVVGVRGGVGASTVATSLAWMLGARAHRSTALLDLDIHFGTGALALDLEPGRGLTDAIENPSRIDGLFIERAMVRANERLSVLSAEAPINQPLVTDGTAFFQLQEEMRTAFESTVLDLPRHMLIQYPHMVHDAHVAVVVSELTLAATRDTIRILAWLKSNAPQTKVIVVANRVPSGGALEISRKDFEQSIERKVDIVFGEEGKITAQAAKLGKPVAEVAGGKSAAPYTQLCNMVLSHATEDGAGEAPKPAATAGSKNLVDSLKSMLAKQPKVAAAA; the protein is encoded by the coding sequence ATGAACGCCCCGTTCCAGGCCCGCGCAGGACTGCGCGATCCGTTCACGGCCTTCGTCTGCGACGATGCCACCGCCGACATGCTCCGCCCGGTCGCGGTCGAGCATGGCTGGAGCCCCGAGAAGGTCAACAAGGGTGGACTTCGCAATGCGGTCCAGTCGCTGTCGGTCTCGGCCTCGCCGAACATCCTGTTCGTCGACTTGTCGGAATCGGCCGACCCGCTGAACGACATCAACGCGCTTGCGGAAGTCTGCGAGCCCGGCACGATCGTGATCGCAGCCGGTGCCGTCAACGACGTCCGCCTGTACCGCGACCTTCTGGCGAGCGGGATCCACGACTATCTGCTCAAGCCGTTCAACGTCGACCAGCTGCGTGACACCTTCGCCAACGCCCAGATGATCCTGTCCGGGCCGCGTGGCGAGGCGCAGGCCGACAAGCCGCACATCATGGCGGCGGTCGTCGGCGTGCGTGGCGGAGTCGGCGCCTCGACGGTGGCGACCAGCCTCGCCTGGATGCTGGGCGCTCGGGCGCATCGTTCGACCGCGCTGCTCGACCTCGACATCCACTTCGGCACCGGTGCGCTGGCGCTCGACCTCGAGCCGGGCCGCGGCCTCACCGACGCGATCGAGAATCCGAGCCGCATCGACGGGCTGTTCATCGAGCGGGCGATGGTTCGCGCCAACGAGCGGCTCAGCGTGCTGTCGGCCGAGGCGCCGATCAACCAGCCGCTGGTCACCGACGGGACCGCCTTCTTCCAGCTCCAGGAAGAAATGCGGACTGCGTTCGAATCGACCGTGCTCGACCTCCCTCGGCACATGCTGATCCAGTATCCTCACATGGTTCACGACGCGCATGTCGCAGTGGTGGTCAGCGAGCTGACGCTGGCGGCGACCCGCGACACCATCCGGATCCTCGCCTGGCTCAAGAGCAATGCGCCGCAGACCAAGGTCATCGTGGTTGCCAACCGCGTTCCCTCGGGCGGCGCACTGGAAATCAGCCGCAAGGACTTCGAGCAGTCGATCGAGCGCAAGGTCGACATCGTGTTCGGCGAGGAAGGCAAGATCACGGCGCAGGCCGCCAAGCTCGGCAAGCCGGTGGCGGAAGTCGCCGGCGGCAAGTCGGCCGCGCCTTATACCCAGCTGTGCAACATGGTGCTGAGCCATGCCACCGAGGATGGTGCGGGCGAAGCGCCCAAGCCGGCCGCCACGGCA
- a CDS encoding CpaD family pilus assembly protein, protein MMHKLSFLLLASAALAGCGVKRGVDEPARGIVPINEPVVSRADFALDLAAPSGSIDPSEAARLDGWFRGLALGYGDVISIDGPYSMSARGDVARVAANYGLLVADGAPVTPGAIPPGAVRVVVSRTRADVPGCPNWSKASSPTYNNELMSNHGCAVNANLAAMVANPADLASGREAGVSDPATGVRAIQSYRAKKLTGEGPLKDISTKNSGGN, encoded by the coding sequence ATGATGCACAAGCTCTCCTTCCTGCTGCTCGCCTCGGCGGCCCTGGCCGGCTGCGGCGTCAAGCGCGGCGTCGACGAACCCGCCCGCGGGATCGTCCCGATCAACGAGCCGGTGGTCAGCCGGGCCGACTTCGCCCTCGACCTCGCCGCCCCGAGCGGCAGCATCGACCCGAGTGAAGCCGCCCGTCTTGACGGCTGGTTCCGCGGGCTGGCGCTTGGCTACGGCGACGTCATCTCGATCGACGGCCCCTACAGCATGAGCGCTCGCGGCGACGTGGCGCGGGTCGCCGCCAACTATGGGCTGCTGGTCGCCGACGGCGCTCCGGTCACCCCGGGCGCGATCCCGCCGGGCGCCGTCCGGGTGGTCGTCTCGCGCACCCGCGCCGACGTTCCGGGCTGCCCCAACTGGTCGAAGGCGAGCAGTCCGACCTACAACAACGAGTTGATGAGCAACCATGGTTGCGCGGTGAACGCCAACCTGGCTGCCATGGTCGCCAACCCGGCCGACCTCGCCAGCGGTCGCGAGGCCGGTGTCAGCGACCCGGCGACGGGCGTCCGCGCCATCCAGTCCTATCGCGCCAAGAAACTGACCGGTGAGGGTCCGCTCAAGGACATCAGCACCAAGAACTCGGGAGGCAATTGA
- a CDS encoding type II and III secretion system protein family protein: MSKQIRRTGSMASAFAALALGVSALSLAATPAAAQPMAARPSETLNLSSGTGTLVRLSAPMSDIFVANDAIADVQVRSNSQLYIFGKTRGETTVYATDKSGRVVYAANVRVGNNISSVDEMLRMAMPEAQIQATPMNSLVLLTGTVASPDDAAEAQRLTQAYVGEGTQVVSRLRTAVPLQVNLKVRIAEVNRSALKQIGVNLFSQDGTSGFQFGIAQGAAGAVAPAAPSAPLKVVGTGAGLTLGGAGRLLGLDILGAIDLLQTDGLVSTLAEPNLTALSGETASFLAGGEFPIPVNQGNDGISIEYKQYGVGLAFTPIVLADGRISMRVRPEVSELSNEGSLKLNGFEVPAITTRRAETTVELGSGQSFMLAGLLRASNQNSIDRAPFLGDLPILGTLFRSTRFRKSETELVIIVTPYLVRPVNGRMALPVDGYRTPRDGNVFYEGQTFNGTSGPRPVASAPRPGMATGAGASNSAAALPAPGFKL, encoded by the coding sequence ATGAGCAAGCAGATCCGCCGCACGGGCAGCATGGCTTCGGCCTTCGCCGCCCTGGCCCTTGGTGTCTCGGCACTGAGCCTGGCCGCCACTCCCGCCGCCGCGCAGCCCATGGCCGCCCGTCCGTCGGAGACCCTCAACCTCTCGTCCGGCACCGGCACCCTGGTTCGCCTGTCCGCCCCGATGAGCGACATCTTCGTCGCCAACGATGCGATCGCCGACGTCCAGGTGCGCTCGAACAGCCAGCTCTACATCTTCGGCAAGACCCGGGGTGAGACGACGGTGTATGCGACCGACAAGTCGGGCCGGGTGGTCTATGCCGCCAATGTCCGGGTCGGGAACAACATCTCCTCGGTCGACGAGATGCTGCGGATGGCGATGCCCGAGGCGCAGATCCAGGCGACTCCGATGAACAGCCTGGTGCTGCTCACCGGGACCGTGGCCTCGCCCGACGATGCCGCCGAGGCCCAGCGCCTGACCCAGGCCTATGTCGGCGAGGGCACCCAGGTGGTCAGCCGGCTGCGCACCGCGGTGCCCCTGCAGGTCAACCTCAAGGTCCGCATCGCCGAAGTGAACCGCTCGGCGCTTAAGCAGATCGGCGTGAACCTGTTCAGCCAGGACGGAACCAGCGGCTTCCAGTTCGGCATTGCGCAGGGTGCTGCGGGAGCTGTTGCCCCGGCTGCGCCGAGCGCTCCGTTGAAGGTCGTCGGCACCGGTGCGGGCCTTACCTTGGGCGGTGCCGGAAGGCTGCTCGGGCTCGACATACTTGGCGCGATCGACCTGCTTCAGACCGACGGCCTCGTCTCCACGCTGGCCGAGCCCAACCTGACCGCCTTGTCGGGCGAGACCGCCAGTTTCCTCGCCGGCGGCGAGTTCCCGATCCCGGTCAACCAGGGCAACGACGGGATCTCGATCGAGTACAAGCAATATGGCGTCGGCCTCGCCTTCACCCCGATCGTGCTTGCCGACGGCCGCATCTCGATGCGCGTCCGCCCCGAAGTCAGCGAGCTGAGCAACGAAGGTTCGCTCAAGCTCAACGGCTTCGAGGTTCCGGCGATCACCACCCGCCGGGCGGAGACCACGGTCGAGCTCGGTTCGGGCCAGAGCTTCATGCTCGCCGGCCTGCTCCGCGCCAGCAACCAGAACTCGATCGATCGCGCGCCCTTCCTCGGCGACCTGCCGATCCTCGGCACGCTGTTCCGCTCGACCCGCTTCCGCAAGTCGGAGACGGAGCTGGTGATCATCGTCACGCCGTACCTCGTCCGCCCGGTCAATGGCCGGATGGCGCTTCCGGTGGACGGTTATCGCACGCCGCGCGACGGGAACGTCTTCTACGAGGGCCAGACCTTCAACGGCACCTCGGGCCCACGGCCGGTGGCCTCGGCTCCGCGGCCGGGAATGGCAACCGGCGCCGGTGCCTCGAACAGCGCCGCCGCCCTCCCCGCTCCCGGCTTCAAGCTGTGA